A single Notoacmeibacter ruber DNA region contains:
- the cbiE gene encoding precorrin-6y C5,15-methyltransferase (decarboxylating) subunit CbiE: MSGPWLTVVGIGEDGISGLSPNARKAIESALHVFGGERHLELAAPLIAGEIHPWPSPFDTTMDGVRKCAGTQTCVLASGDPFHFGVGVTLARLIAPSEMRTIPHPSAFSLAAARLGWALQEIQMVSLHSRPVATLRPHLHDGARLIVLTSDGSSPTEIARHIRDLRMGESTLLVMEALGGDRENISKHRAADLAQSGQRFDPLNVIALTVEAEPTAALIPLTPGLPDEYFDHDGQMTKSDMRAVTLSALAPAPGDLLLDIGAGSGSIAIEWMLAHPRNRAIAVEADPTRAERIASNAERFGVPGLEIIQGTAPDAIRELPHPDAIFVGGGATHPGVMGAALDLLPPNGRLVANGVTLETEALLADLQSRLGGSLTRIQIAHSAPVGTMRGWRNAMPVTQWRYRKEAGT; this comes from the coding sequence ATGAGCGGCCCATGGCTGACAGTCGTGGGAATTGGGGAGGACGGTATCTCCGGCCTCTCCCCCAATGCGCGCAAGGCGATCGAGAGCGCTTTGCATGTCTTCGGAGGAGAGCGCCATCTGGAGCTTGCCGCGCCGTTGATTGCCGGAGAAATCCATCCATGGCCTTCTCCCTTCGATACGACGATGGACGGGGTTCGGAAATGTGCGGGGACACAAACCTGCGTTCTGGCATCGGGCGACCCCTTCCATTTCGGCGTCGGCGTCACTCTGGCCCGGCTCATCGCCCCTTCGGAAATGCGGACTATCCCGCACCCTTCGGCCTTTTCACTCGCTGCCGCGCGCCTCGGCTGGGCGTTGCAGGAAATTCAAATGGTCTCACTGCACAGCCGTCCGGTCGCGACCCTGCGGCCTCATTTGCATGACGGTGCGCGTCTCATCGTCCTGACATCGGATGGATCGTCGCCAACCGAGATTGCCCGCCACATCCGTGATCTGAGAATGGGAGAGAGTACGCTCCTCGTGATGGAAGCGCTTGGCGGCGATCGCGAAAACATCAGCAAGCACAGAGCGGCTGATCTTGCGCAGAGTGGACAGCGTTTTGATCCGCTGAATGTCATCGCGTTGACGGTGGAGGCCGAGCCCACAGCCGCTCTCATTCCGCTCACGCCGGGCCTTCCGGACGAGTATTTCGATCACGACGGTCAGATGACCAAGTCCGACATGCGCGCCGTCACGCTGAGCGCTCTTGCGCCGGCGCCGGGCGATCTCCTGCTCGATATCGGCGCGGGATCGGGGTCGATCGCAATCGAGTGGATGCTCGCCCATCCGCGTAACCGCGCAATTGCCGTCGAAGCCGATCCAACCCGCGCGGAGCGCATTGCCTCAAATGCGGAACGGTTTGGTGTGCCCGGGTTGGAGATTATCCAAGGTACCGCGCCTGATGCGATCCGGGAACTCCCCCATCCCGATGCAATCTTTGTCGGAGGGGGGGCGACCCATCCCGGTGTGATGGGGGCCGCGCTCGATCTCCTGCCACCCAACGGACGACTGGTCGCCAATGGCGTGACGCTGGAAACCGAAGCGCTCTTGGCGGATCTTCAAAGCCGTCTTGGCGGTTCGCTGACCCGTATTCAGATCGCCCATTCGGCACCGGTCGGCACCATGCGCGGCTGGCGCAATGCCATGCCCGTCACACAGTGGCGCTATCGCAAGGAGGCCGGCACATGA
- the cobM gene encoding precorrin-4 C(11)-methyltransferase produces the protein MTIYFIGAGPGAPDLMTLRGKSLIEKCPVCVYAGSIVPPDILKWCPEGARLIDSAPMSLDELEAIFVDAHENGQDVARLHSGDLSMWSAVNEQIRRLQRRGLSYQLVPGVPAIAAAAASIGQELTIPAEAQSLILTRVQGRASPMPAGETLENFAKSGATLAIHLAIHALGEVVSRLMPFYGAACPVMIVAHASRPKEKIIVGTLADIEERFAADPVERTAIILVGRSLASEDYRESALYDAQYQRRFRGRDTSDSQ, from the coding sequence ATGACCATTTATTTCATCGGCGCCGGTCCCGGCGCGCCGGATCTGATGACACTGCGTGGGAAAAGTCTGATCGAAAAATGTCCGGTCTGCGTCTATGCCGGTTCGATCGTGCCGCCTGATATTCTGAAGTGGTGCCCCGAAGGTGCAAGGCTCATCGACAGCGCACCGATGAGCCTCGACGAACTCGAGGCAATCTTTGTCGACGCTCATGAGAACGGTCAGGACGTCGCCCGTCTTCATTCCGGTGACCTCTCAATGTGGAGCGCGGTCAACGAGCAGATAAGGCGGCTCCAACGACGCGGCCTCTCCTACCAGCTTGTCCCGGGCGTTCCCGCTATCGCGGCTGCAGCAGCGTCCATCGGGCAGGAACTCACCATCCCGGCCGAAGCCCAAAGTCTGATTCTCACTCGTGTGCAGGGCCGCGCGTCGCCCATGCCAGCCGGCGAGACGCTCGAAAACTTCGCGAAGAGCGGTGCGACACTCGCGATCCATCTGGCGATCCATGCCCTCGGGGAAGTCGTCTCGCGGCTCATGCCATTCTATGGCGCAGCATGCCCCGTCATGATCGTCGCTCACGCCAGCCGGCCGAAAGAGAAAATCATTGTTGGCACATTGGCGGATATTGAGGAGCGTTTTGCTGCCGATCCGGTGGAACGGACGGCCATCATTCTTGTCGGACGGTCTCTGGCCAGCGAGGATTACCGCGAAAGTGCCCTCTACGACGCCCAATATCAGCGTCGTTTTCGCGGACGCGACACCTCGGATAGCCAATGA
- a CDS encoding cobalamin biosynthesis protein codes for MIVAGFGFNSRATAKDFAEALDKALAETGLARRDVSAFAALEEKVTTPALQQFATEVGAHLVGVDQDQATEIMTVTFSKKSFEAKGLSSVAECAALAAATSDTNGMTAELVIPRIIAGAVTCALAKTVFSSADTETEAVTS; via the coding sequence ATGATCGTTGCCGGTTTCGGATTCAACAGTCGGGCCACGGCCAAAGATTTCGCGGAAGCATTGGATAAAGCACTGGCGGAAACCGGCCTTGCTCGCCGCGATGTTTCAGCCTTCGCGGCGCTGGAAGAGAAGGTGACGACCCCGGCCCTCCAGCAGTTCGCCACGGAAGTGGGAGCCCACCTTGTCGGCGTGGACCAAGATCAAGCGACCGAGATCATGACTGTCACATTTTCCAAGAAGTCTTTTGAAGCGAAAGGCCTATCCTCCGTTGCGGAATGCGCAGCGCTTGCCGCGGCTACGTCAGACACCAATGGGATGACTGCCGAGCTTGTCATTCCACGCATCATCGCAGGCGCGGTCACCTGTGCATTGGCGAAGACGGTCTTCTCGTCTGCCGATACTGAGACCGAAGCGGTGACGTCATGA
- a CDS encoding precorrin-3B C(17)-methyltransferase encodes MSGRLAVIGLGPGSETMITPQARDEVGRATHIFGYFPYVERLSPRPEQIMHGSDNRQELDRARAALDLASSGQNVAIVSGGDPGVFAMAAAICEAIDDGPPAYRDIDLVSVPGVTAMLAVAAICGAPLGHDFCAINLSDNLKPFSVIEERALCCAQTGMAMAFYNPISKSRPWQLDHIFDRLRSHLPPQVPVIFGRAVGRPDQCVSSVALADAKGSMADMATCVIVGSVTTRSIERPGRDPLIYTPRYWPDELAGDVR; translated from the coding sequence ATGAGTGGGCGGTTGGCCGTTATTGGCCTCGGACCGGGTTCCGAAACCATGATCACGCCACAAGCGCGTGACGAGGTCGGCCGCGCCACACACATTTTCGGCTATTTTCCTTACGTGGAACGTCTTTCGCCAAGGCCCGAACAGATCATGCATGGCTCAGACAATCGACAAGAGTTGGACCGCGCCCGCGCTGCGCTTGACCTCGCCTCAAGCGGACAGAACGTGGCCATTGTCTCCGGCGGGGATCCCGGCGTTTTTGCCATGGCCGCAGCGATCTGCGAAGCCATCGATGATGGTCCCCCGGCCTATCGCGACATTGATCTCGTCTCGGTACCGGGCGTGACCGCGATGCTGGCCGTGGCGGCTATCTGCGGCGCGCCTCTCGGCCACGATTTTTGTGCGATCAACCTGTCGGATAATCTCAAGCCGTTCTCGGTCATCGAAGAGCGTGCCCTTTGCTGCGCGCAAACGGGAATGGCGATGGCGTTCTATAATCCGATCAGCAAATCGCGACCTTGGCAGCTCGACCATATTTTCGATCGTCTCCGCTCTCACCTGCCTCCGCAGGTCCCGGTCATATTCGGCCGCGCGGTGGGACGGCCCGATCAGTGCGTTAGCTCCGTTGCTCTCGCCGATGCAAAAGGTTCCATGGCGGATATGGCGACCTGCGTCATTGTCGGCTCGGTGACCACCCGATCGATCGAGCGGCCCGGCCGCGATCCGCTTATCTATACGCCACGCTATTGGCCGGACGAACTCGCCGGGGACGTCCGATGA
- a CDS encoding precorrin-2 C(20)-methyltransferase: MAWSSAKAVNGTGRLYGVGTGPGDPDLLTLKAARILERADVIAYFAKAGNSSNALRIVAAYRRPDIMEVPLLYPVTTELHRHSDGYRSAVTAFYDQMAETLSAHLSKGRTVAILSEGDPLFYGSYMHLHVRLADRYPTEVIPGITAMSGCWSLAGVPIVQGDDVLTVLPGTLDEDDLAERLTQTEAAIIMKLGRNLPKVRRALIRAGRLDRAIYVERGTMVEGGYQPLIEKADEDAPYFSLVLVPGWAARDLPTAPGRSEKEEALPSSREKPVMS; this comes from the coding sequence ATGGCATGGAGCAGCGCAAAAGCGGTCAACGGGACGGGGCGTCTCTATGGCGTCGGAACCGGGCCAGGCGACCCCGATCTTCTCACCCTCAAAGCCGCGCGCATTCTGGAGCGAGCAGACGTGATCGCCTATTTTGCGAAGGCGGGAAACAGTTCCAACGCCTTGCGGATCGTGGCCGCCTATCGCCGGCCCGACATTATGGAAGTCCCCCTGCTCTACCCCGTGACCACGGAACTGCATCGTCATAGCGACGGATACCGCAGCGCGGTGACCGCATTTTATGATCAGATGGCAGAAACGCTGTCAGCCCATCTTTCGAAGGGTCGGACGGTCGCCATCCTCTCCGAAGGCGATCCACTGTTCTATGGCTCGTACATGCATCTCCATGTCAGACTTGCCGATCGTTATCCCACCGAGGTCATTCCCGGCATTACAGCCATGAGCGGATGCTGGAGCCTTGCCGGCGTGCCCATCGTCCAGGGCGACGACGTCCTGACCGTTCTGCCGGGCACGCTCGACGAAGACGATCTCGCGGAGCGGTTAACGCAGACCGAAGCCGCAATCATCATGAAGCTTGGACGCAACCTTCCCAAGGTGCGCCGCGCGCTGATACGCGCCGGCCGCCTCGATCGCGCCATCTATGTCGAGCGCGGCACGATGGTGGAAGGCGGGTATCAGCCGCTGATCGAAAAAGCGGATGAGGATGCGCCCTACTTTTCGCTGGTGCTGGTGCCCGGGTGGGCCGCACGCGATCTTCCCACCGCCCCGGGCAGAAGCGAGAAGGAAGAAGCGCTCCCTTCCAGCCGCGAAAAGCCGGTGATGTCATGA